The Iamia sp. SCSIO 61187 genomic sequence CCGGTGCGGGTGGCGGCGAACTCGTCGGGCGTGCCGAACCACAGGGCCTCGCTGGGGCAGACCGATGCGCACATCGGCTTCTGCCCCACCGACGTGCGGTCGTAGCACATGTCGCACTTCATCATCTGGTCGATGGCCGACAGGTACTTGGGCACCCCGAACGGGCAGGCGAGCACGCAGTTCGAGCAGCCGATGCAGCGGGGCTTGAGGGCCGACTGCACGACCCCGTCCTCGTTCTGCTTGATGGCGTCGGCCGGGCACACCTCGGCGCACGTCGGGTCCTCGCAGTGCATGCACACCATCGGCGCCGTCTGCGTGGTGGTGGCCCGGTCGATCTCCTCGAGGTGGATCATCGTCGTGCCCCGGTGCGTGCCGCACTCCTCGCACGCCTGCACGCACGAGCGGCACCCGATGCACCGGCTCTGGTCGATGACGAAGATGCTGTCGCCGAAGGCACCGGCCGTGGTGTGCGTGGCCGGGGACCGCTTGACGCCGATCGAGACGGGGACCGAGACGCCGCCGCTCACCCTCCTCCCTCCTCGGGCTCGGACGGTGGCGTGCGGGGGGCGTCGCCCCCGGTGGCCCCGCCGACGAGGTCGACGTCCCGGTCGTCGACGACCACCGTGCCCGCCGGCCCGACGCGCTCGAGCCGCACGGCGGAGACCTTGTACTCCGGGATCTTGGAGAGCGGGTCGAGGGCCCGGTTGGTGAGCTGGTTGGCGGCCTGGCGCCCGGCCCAGTGGTACGGGATGAAGACGGTGTCGGGCCGGATGGTCGACACGACGGTCGCCGGCAGCGTCATGGTCCCCCGCCGGGAGGTCACCCGGACCACGTCGCCGGTGACGATCCCGTGCTGGTCCGCCAGGCGGGGGTGGATCTCGCAGAGCGGCTCCGGGTACTGGGCGACGAGCGGGCCGATCCGCCGGGTCTGCGTGCCCGACAGGTACTGGCTGACCACCCGGCCCGTCGTCAGCCACACCGGGTAGTCGTCGTCGACGACCTCGGCGGGCGGCCGGTACCGGACCGGGTTGAAGCGGCCCCGCCCGTCGTCGGTGTAGAAGCGACCGCCCTCGAACAGGCGCGGCGTGCCCGGGTGCCCCTCCGACGGGCAGGGCCAGAACACGCCCATCTCGTCCTCCACCCGGTCCCAGGTGATGCCCGAGTAGTCGGCGCTGCCGCCCTTGGAGGCGACGCGCAGCTCCTCGAAGATCTGCTCGGCGTCGGTGTACGGGAAGTAGTGGCCCTTGCCGAGGCGGCGGGCGATGTCGCAGAGGATCTCCCAGTCCAGCCGGGCCTGGCCCGGCGGCGTCTTCGACGGGTTGAGCTTGATGACGCGCCCCTCGACGCTCGTCGAGGTGCCCTCGTCCTCCTCGTGCAGCGAGCCGGGCAGTACGACGTCGGCGTGGAACGCCGTCTCCGAGAGGAAGAAGTCGATGACCGAGTAGAACTCGAGCTTGTCCAGGGCCTCCTTGGTGAAGGTGGTGTCGGGCAGCGAGACGACCGGGTTGAAGCAGATCGACAGGAGGCCCTTGATCTCGCCCCGGTGGATCGCCTCGACGATCTCCTCGGCGGTGAGGCCCTTGCCCGGGATCTCGCTCTCGGCGCAGCCCCACACCGAGGCGACGTACTCCCGGTGCTCGGGGTTGGTGATGTCGCGGTTGCCGGGCAGCTGGTCGCACTTGTGGCCGTGCTCGCGGCCCCCCTGGCCGTTGCCCTGGCCGGTGATGGTGGTGACGCCGCAGCCGGGCTTGCCGTACTTGCCGGTGGCCAGGCCCAGGTTGATGCAGGCCCACACGTTCTCGACGCCCTTGGTGTGGTGCTCGAGCCCCCGGGCGTGCATCAGCATCCCGGTCTCGGCCGTGCCCCACAGCTCGGCGGCCTGCTCGATGCGCGCCGCCGGCACGCCGGTGACGTCGCTGGCCCACGCCGGCGTGTGGTCGGCCACCGCCTCGGCCGCCGCCTCGAACCCGGTGGTGTGGTCGCGGATGAAGTCGTGGTCGAGCCAGTCCCGCTCGATCAGCACGTGCAGCATGGCGCCGAGGAGGGCGGAGTCGGTGCCGGGCCGCAGCCCGAGGAACAGGTCGGCGGTGCGGGCGGTCGGCGTGACGCGGGGGTCGGCCACGATGAGCTTGGCCCCGTGGTCGCGGGCCCGCCAGATCCAGCTCGTCGTGATCGGGGCGCACTCGGCGATGTTGGCGCCGATCACGAAGACGACCTCGGCCTGCGGGATGTCGCTCCACGGGTTCGACGCCCGGTCGATCCCCAGCGCCCGCTTGTTGGCGACGCCCGCCGAGACCATGCAGAGCCGGCCGTTGTAGTCGAGGTTGGCCGTCCCCAGGGCGAGGCGGGCGAACTTCCCGATCATGTAGGACTTCTCGTTGTCGAGCGAGACGCCCGAGAGCATGGCGAAGGAGTCCGGGCCGTGCTCGGCCTGGATGCGCCGGATCTCCGAGACGGTCCGGTCGAGGGCGTGGTCCCACGAGACCGGTCGGAACCCCTCGGGCCGCGAGGCGTCCCTCTCGAGCGGCTCGACCAGGCGGTCGGGGTGGGCGTTCTGGAGGTACCGCTTCACGCCCTTGGGGCAGAGCTTGCCCTCGTTGAAGGGGAACTCGTACCAGGGCTCGAAGCCGACCACCTCGTCGTCCTTGACCTTGAGGACGATCCCGCACTGCTGGCCGCAGAAGCAGCAGTGGGTCTTGACCTCGCGGTCCGCCTCGACGCCGGCGTCCCACCCGCCGACGGGGGTCTCGTTGAGGTGGGGGCCGTACCGGGCGACCAGCTCCTCCTCGGTGATGGGCGGGCGGGCCATCAGCCGAACCCGCCGACGGCGCGCGACTGCGCCAGCGCCACCAGCTTCCGCCGGCACATCGGGCAGGTGTCCTGGTAGCTGCCGCCACCGGCGGCGAGCGAGTAGTCGAACCCCATCTGCGGGAGGACCTCCTTGAGATCGGTCATCTGCAGGGCGGACGCGAAGTCCTCGCCGCAGCGCGTGCACGTCTGCTGGGCCCCCTCGGCGCCCTCACGCTTGTAGTAGGCGACCCCGAGGTTCGCCGGGCGCTGGAAGATGTGGAACAGCTTCCCGAACGGGATGTACATCAGCCCGAGGATCACGGTCAGGGCGTGGACCGTGTTGAGGAAGACGTAGAAGCGGCCCTCCATCCAGATGTTCGACGCCGTCAGCGACAGGCCGGTGACCGACACGGCGAACAGCCCGGCCAGGGCCAGGAAGTCGTTGGACCGCTCCGTCGCCAGCGCCCCCGGGTCGCGGAGCCGGCGGGACAGGAAGATGAACACCCCGGCGAGGACGAGGACCGCCGAGATGTCGAGCAGGTGGAAGGTGATCCAGCCGAGCACGCTGCGGCTGTCGAAGCTGAACGTCGACACCTCGCCGACGACCGTGCGGTACTCCCGCCCGTCCTGGCCCACCGACTCGAAGTGGAGCAGGCCGAACACGAGGGGGAACGTCACCAGGCCGGCCAGGATGCAGCCCCAGAACACGAGCTGGTGGGCGAGCCACCGGCTGCGGGACCGGCTGCGGATGAACGACTGCACCAGCAGGTTGGTGACGACGAGGCCCGGCAGGGCGCCGGCGTTGCGGGCCCGCTGGCCGGGCCGGCGGAAGGCGTCCCACCCCCGCCGGTTGAGCCGGGCCGTCGGCGGGCGACGCAGCCAGATCAGGTAGCGGTAGACGATGGCGAAGATGGCGAAGAGGGTGCCGAACAGGTAGCCCACCAGGGCGGCGTCGAACCACCGCAGGTTCCCGCTCCCCAGCACGGCGATGGCCAGGGCGACGACCACCGCCAGGACGCCCCACGTCGCCGCCCGGCGATCGATCGTGGCGAGCTGGCTCATGCGGCGGTCCCTGGTCGCGGCCGGGGCGCCCACCCGGAGGTGGGCGCCCCATGCCTACACGGCCAGGACCGACCGCGCTGGGCGACGGTCGCGTCACCCGATGGTGAGGTCGGTCTCCATGCCGGACTCCCGGTGGCCGGGGATGCTGCAGAAGAGCGTGTACGAGCCCGGAGCCAGGGCGCTGACGTCCAGCTCGGCCTCGCCGCCGGCGTCGAGCGCCGGGGTGGCCAGGTCCTGGTCCTCGACCGTGAGGTCGTGGGCCGCGGTCCCCTCGTTGGTGACCGTCAGCGACCCGCCCTCGGCCACCGTCACCGGCGCCGGGTCGATGGTGAACTCGGCCAGCGACACCGCGACCGCACCGCCCCCTCCGCCGGACCCGCCGGCGGGGATTGCCCGGTGCTCGTCGATCGAGCGGGCGGCGAGGCCCATGGCGAACACGGCGATGATGGCCGCCGCGAAGGCCAGGACGAGGGCGATGACGGCGATGGCCTCGAAGGTGAGCCCGGGGCCGCGTCCGTCCGGTCGGGCGGGCGGGCCGCCCGGCGCCGCAGGGGCCGCGGTGGCGGCCTGCTCCTCGGTGGGTGGGGTGATGGTGCTCATGCGGGCTCCTCGGAGACGACGAAGACGGAGACCATGCCGAACATCCCGTGGGGGCTCTCGGCGTGGGTGAGGATGTGGCAGTGGAACGCCCACGTCCCCGGGTTGTCGGCGACGACGGTGGCGTCCCACCGCTCGCCGGGGGCGACGGTGATGGTGTCGCACAGGAACGGCTGCGGGAGGGGGTAGCCGTCGCGGGCGAACACCTCGAAGGTGAGCCCGTGGAGGTGGACGGGGTGGACCATCGTCCCCTCGTTCATGAACCGGAACCGCACCCGCTCGCCCAGGTTGGCCGTGTAGGCGTCGGTGGCGGGGAAGCCCTTGCCGTTGATCGTGAACCCGCCGAGGGCGTCGTTCAGGATGTAGAGGTAGTCCCGGTCGTGGGTCGGCTCGTCGGCCGGGTCCTTGGGCTCGACGATCAGGGCGCCGAGGAGCCCGGCCGAGACCTGCTCGGCGGCGTTGTGGTGCGAGTGGTACATGTGCGACCCGTAGGGGCCGGGGACGAACTCGTAGGTGTAGGTCTCGCCCGGCTTGATCGGGGGCTGGGTGAGGAACGGCACGCCGTCCTGGTCGTTCGGGACGCGCTGGCCGTGCCAGTGGACGCCGGTGCTCTGGGGCAGCTCGTTGGTGACCACGATGCGGGTGCGCTGGCCCTCGACCATGCGCAGGGTCGGCCCGGGGACCATCTCGTTGTAGGCCATCGCCTTCTCGATCTGGCCGGGCGTGACCTCCCAGTCGATCTCCGAGCACGTGAGCTCGAAGACCCGGGTGTTGCCGTCCATCGTCCACTCGGCGTCGACGGCGCCCTTGCCCTCGGTGATGGGGCTCTCGATGTTGGCGAGGAACTGGTTGATGCCGTCCTCGTGCATGGCGTCCATCTCGTCGACGTTCGCCGGGGCCTCGGTGCTGTCCGTCTGGTCGCCCATGTCCATGCCGGCGTGGGCGTCGGCCGCGCCCGCCGAGGTGGTGGCGTCGCGGGGCCAGGCCGCCAGGGCGGTGCTGCCGACGATGGTGGCTCCCCCCACCCCACCGGCGACGAGCCCCATGAACAAGCGGCGGTCGACCGTCCTCTCGCCGGCGGTCTCGCTCTCCGTCACATCGTCTCCTTTGGTCCTGCGCCACCGAGGGGTGGCGATCACGGGGCCCATCGTCACGGACGGCGTCCGGCGCTGCTCAGGGCCAAAGGTCCCGAGCGGACGTGACTTCGGCCGCATCGGTCGCGGGGCCGCCGGGGCCGCGCCGCTGGTCGTCGGGCGGGACCGGCGTCGGGTCCCGGGGCTCAGGCGGGCAGCCGGCCCGGGAGGGGCCGGGGCGCGACCTCGCTCGCCGACCACCGGAACGAGAACACGTGCTTGGCCATCCCGGCCATCACCGCGGCGGCGTGGGCCTTGGCCCGCTCGGCGAGGGGACCGGCCCAGCGCTCGTCGACGCACCCCACCCAGAGCGAGTACCAGCGGTCGCAGTGCTCGCGCTCGATGGCCGCGAGGCCGTGGAGGTGCCGGTGGACGCCCATGAGGGAGCCGCGGGGGCCGTCGACCCCCAGCAGGATCGCCACCCAGTAGTCGATGAGCACCGGGATGTGCCGGGGCCAGTCGACCTCGGCGACCTCGCCGAAGACGGGCTCGAGCAGGTCGTCGAAGACGATCTCCCGGTAGAACGACGTCACCAGGTCGCTGATGGCGCCCCGCGTCGCCAGGTCCGGCGTCTCTCCCCTCAGCGCTCCCCCGTCCGGCACCACCGCACCTTATCTAGCAGACGCTAGAGAAAGCGAGGGTCGGGCCCGGCGACCCCCCGTTCACCACGGCTCGGTCCCGGCGACGGCCCGTCCGGCGGCCAGCAGGTAGGCGGGGTCGGGTCGCAGGGCGTGCTCCTGGAGGCACGCCTCGGTCATCTTGACGGCGTGGGGCGCCCGGTTCTCGACCGCCCGGGCCACGAGCTCGGGGGGCGCCAGGGGCTCGCCCGCGGGGCTGCGGGTCACGTCCACCGGCCGGTCCGGGGTGAAGCAGGCGAGGATGCCCGCCCCGACCTGCCAGGCCGCGGCGTACACGTGGGCGACGGTCCGGGCCGGGACGTGGGGCAGCAGGGTGCGCGCCGCGACGATCGGCGTGACCGTGTGGACCAGGGCGTCGGTCGGCGCTTCGGGGTGGGCCACGAGGGCGCGGGCGAAGGCGAGGGTCAGGTCGCCGAGCGGGTCCGGGGTCCAGGGCGGGCCGAGGGACTCGACCGCGGGGGCGAAGCCCTCGAGGCCGGCGAGGGGCTCGAAGAAAGCGCGCTCGACCGGCCCCCACGGGCCCGTGGCTCGGGGGATCCGGGCCATGGCCTCGGCGAGGGAGGCGTCGCCGTCGAGGCGGATCCGCCCCGGCAGGGGCTGGTAGGTGCCGGCCCAGAACGCCAGGCCCATCGCCAGCTCGTGGAGGGCCACCCGCGGTGGGTCGACGGCCGGCAGGGCCTCGAGGATCCGCACCGCGTGCGCCGTGCGGAGGAGGCCGTGGGTCAGGAAGCCGCCGTAGCCGTCGACCAGCCGGGGGACCCAGGTGGCCACGACCTCGGACCAGGGTGCCTCGGCCAGCTCGGCGTCGAACAGGTCGCGCCAGTCGCCCAGGCGGGACCGGTCGCCGAGGGCGGCCCGCCACGTGTCGGGGGCGTCGGCGTCGAGCCGGGCGACCCGGGGCGGGGCGGAGTGGGGCCGGT encodes the following:
- a CDS encoding multicopper oxidase family protein, encoding MTESETAGERTVDRRLFMGLVAGGVGGATIVGSTALAAWPRDATTSAGAADAHAGMDMGDQTDSTEAPANVDEMDAMHEDGINQFLANIESPITEGKGAVDAEWTMDGNTRVFELTCSEIDWEVTPGQIEKAMAYNEMVPGPTLRMVEGQRTRIVVTNELPQSTGVHWHGQRVPNDQDGVPFLTQPPIKPGETYTYEFVPGPYGSHMYHSHHNAAEQVSAGLLGALIVEPKDPADEPTHDRDYLYILNDALGGFTINGKGFPATDAYTANLGERVRFRFMNEGTMVHPVHLHGLTFEVFARDGYPLPQPFLCDTITVAPGERWDATVVADNPGTWAFHCHILTHAESPHGMFGMVSVFVVSEEPA
- a CDS encoding cupredoxin domain-containing protein; the encoded protein is MSTITPPTEEQAATAAPAAPGGPPARPDGRGPGLTFEAIAVIALVLAFAAAIIAVFAMGLAARSIDEHRAIPAGGSGGGGGAVAVSLAEFTIDPAPVTVAEGGSLTVTNEGTAAHDLTVEDQDLATPALDAGGEAELDVSALAPGSYTLFCSIPGHRESGMETDLTIG
- a CDS encoding molybdopterin oxidoreductase family protein, which produces MARPPITEEELVARYGPHLNETPVGGWDAGVEADREVKTHCCFCGQQCGIVLKVKDDEVVGFEPWYEFPFNEGKLCPKGVKRYLQNAHPDRLVEPLERDASRPEGFRPVSWDHALDRTVSEIRRIQAEHGPDSFAMLSGVSLDNEKSYMIGKFARLALGTANLDYNGRLCMVSAGVANKRALGIDRASNPWSDIPQAEVVFVIGANIAECAPITTSWIWRARDHGAKLIVADPRVTPTARTADLFLGLRPGTDSALLGAMLHVLIERDWLDHDFIRDHTTGFEAAAEAVADHTPAWASDVTGVPAARIEQAAELWGTAETGMLMHARGLEHHTKGVENVWACINLGLATGKYGKPGCGVTTITGQGNGQGGREHGHKCDQLPGNRDITNPEHREYVASVWGCAESEIPGKGLTAEEIVEAIHRGEIKGLLSICFNPVVSLPDTTFTKEALDKLEFYSVIDFFLSETAFHADVVLPGSLHEEDEGTSTSVEGRVIKLNPSKTPPGQARLDWEILCDIARRLGKGHYFPYTDAEQIFEELRVASKGGSADYSGITWDRVEDEMGVFWPCPSEGHPGTPRLFEGGRFYTDDGRGRFNPVRYRPPAEVVDDDYPVWLTTGRVVSQYLSGTQTRRIGPLVAQYPEPLCEIHPRLADQHGIVTGDVVRVTSRRGTMTLPATVVSTIRPDTVFIPYHWAGRQAANQLTNRALDPLSKIPEYKVSAVRLERVGPAGTVVVDDRDVDLVGGATGGDAPRTPPSEPEEGGG
- a CDS encoding group III truncated hemoglobin, whose protein sequence is MPDGGALRGETPDLATRGAISDLVTSFYREIVFDDLLEPVFGEVAEVDWPRHIPVLIDYWVAILLGVDGPRGSLMGVHRHLHGLAAIEREHCDRWYSLWVGCVDERWAGPLAERAKAHAAAVMAGMAKHVFSFRWSASEVAPRPLPGRLPA
- a CDS encoding 4Fe-4S dicluster domain-containing protein produces the protein MFVIDQSRCIGCRSCVQACEECGTHRGTTMIHLEEIDRATTTQTAPMVCMHCEDPTCAEVCPADAIKQNEDGVVQSALKPRCIGCSNCVLACPFGVPKYLSAIDQMMKCDMCYDRTSVGQKPMCASVCPSEALWFGTPDEFAATRTGTLVNEFWFGRQPVATKVRTVADGPGPIDVVAASGARPWQDDPFGLDEEGPS